A region of Jonquetella anthropi DSM 22815 DNA encodes the following proteins:
- the miaB gene encoding tRNA (N6-isopentenyl adenosine(37)-C2)-methylthiotransferase MiaB, whose product MYGFAMKVYGCQMNQYDASKIQTALTALGWHETDEETADAVIFVACSIRDKAEHKVWSELGRYAERWQAEGKPAVAVTSCIAQNVGTEMAGRFPWVRVVSGPRHIGDLPAALSDALDNGNRHTLLDDDPRAVRELDVPPSVRSFQWKASVTISHGCDNFCTYCIVPYVRGRFASRPAEEILAEVRSLVAGGAKEITLLGQNVDTWGLDCPGGMRFADLLELVAREPGVEWLRFMTSYPTDFTVDVVETMVRHSNICPSINLPIQAGSERVLRAMNRRYSLEEYADTMKLIRDGLPEVGLTSDLIVGFPGETEEEFQCSLAALERFRFDMVHTAAYSPRQGTPAAKMKNQIPAAVKERRLNEVNDLQTSIARQINQSLVGRTYKVLVDGPAPKGDYMEARTATDKVVLLKGAGASFGQFVTAKIDSAESWCLKGTVLR is encoded by the coding sequence GTGTATGGGTTTGCAATGAAGGTGTACGGCTGTCAGATGAATCAATATGACGCCAGCAAGATACAGACTGCCCTGACGGCTCTCGGGTGGCACGAGACCGACGAGGAAACTGCCGACGCGGTGATCTTTGTCGCCTGCAGTATCAGGGACAAAGCGGAACACAAGGTATGGAGTGAGCTGGGCCGATATGCAGAGCGCTGGCAGGCCGAAGGAAAACCGGCTGTGGCGGTGACGAGCTGTATCGCTCAGAACGTGGGAACTGAAATGGCCGGCCGTTTCCCTTGGGTGCGGGTCGTCTCGGGTCCTCGGCACATCGGCGACTTGCCTGCCGCGCTGAGCGACGCGCTCGACAACGGCAATCGGCACACGCTGCTTGACGACGACCCGAGAGCGGTCCGCGAACTGGACGTTCCGCCGTCAGTTCGGTCGTTCCAGTGGAAGGCGTCGGTGACGATTTCCCACGGCTGTGACAACTTCTGCACCTACTGCATCGTTCCGTACGTCCGCGGCCGATTCGCGTCCCGCCCGGCGGAAGAAATCCTTGCAGAAGTCCGCTCTCTGGTGGCTGGCGGGGCCAAGGAAATTACCCTGCTGGGGCAGAACGTCGACACGTGGGGGCTAGACTGTCCGGGCGGCATGAGGTTTGCCGACTTGCTGGAGCTCGTCGCCCGCGAGCCCGGCGTGGAGTGGCTCCGGTTTATGACGTCGTACCCGACCGACTTTACCGTCGACGTCGTTGAGACGATGGTCAGGCATTCTAACATCTGTCCGTCCATCAACCTGCCGATACAGGCGGGCAGCGAGCGGGTTCTGCGCGCCATGAACCGGCGGTACTCGTTGGAGGAGTACGCGGACACGATGAAGCTGATACGGGACGGCCTGCCCGAAGTCGGTCTCACGTCTGACCTGATCGTGGGATTCCCCGGCGAGACCGAAGAGGAATTTCAGTGTTCCTTGGCTGCGTTGGAGCGCTTCCGGTTCGACATGGTGCACACGGCGGCGTACTCGCCCCGGCAGGGTACGCCGGCGGCCAAGATGAAAAACCAAATTCCCGCGGCCGTGAAGGAACGGCGTCTGAACGAGGTGAACGACCTGCAGACGTCCATCGCCCGGCAGATCAACCAGTCACTGGTCGGGCGGACGTATAAGGTGCTCGTCGACGGCCCGGCTCCGAAAGGCGACTACATGGAAGCCCGCACGGCGACCGATAAGGTCGTACTGCTAAAAGGCGCAGGCGCGAGTTTCGGTCAGTTTGTCACTGCCAAAATCGATTCGGCCGAGAGCTGGTGTCTCAAGGGAACTGTGCTGCGCTGA
- the lysS gene encoding lysine--tRNA ligase: MPETPQNLTADTEIVRQRLDKLRRLNEEEGYNPYKPEKWNVTHTAQAVAETYGALEPEQADESAALSMAGRVMTIRRQGKLAFAHLQDETGTIQIYFQLNALGEKEYEFFKKWIDTGDIIGLCGHPFRTKRGELTVAVKSFQLLSKALRPLPEKWHGLSDMEVRYRKRYVDLIANPEVRDVFRRRAAIITSFRSTLESHGTLEVETPVLSYLAGGANARPFITHHNALDMDMYLRIAVELFHKRLVVGMMGRVYEIGKNFRNEGMDLMHNPEFTMMEVYWPYCDYEVMMNLTEELIRNAAVASNGKAKIEWQGTSLDFESPFRRASMVELVKEHTGVDFSSLTDEEARKEAASRGLEVKPTDSRFKILTEFMEEFVEDQLIQPTFVTGHPVEISPLAKKDPLNPDYTHRFELFCCGKELANGYSELNDPVDQKARFIDQMKKKSEGEDETHPYDADFVEALEQGLPPTGGLGIGMDRVIMFLTNSKSIRDVIFFPTMKPLQAGEGQK, encoded by the coding sequence ATGCCAGAAACGCCGCAGAACTTGACGGCTGATACTGAAATTGTCCGTCAGAGGCTTGACAAGCTCCGCCGCCTGAACGAAGAGGAAGGGTACAACCCGTACAAGCCCGAAAAGTGGAACGTGACCCACACGGCTCAAGCTGTCGCCGAGACCTATGGGGCTCTTGAGCCCGAACAGGCCGACGAAAGCGCCGCGCTTTCCATGGCCGGACGGGTGATGACCATCCGCCGGCAGGGGAAGCTGGCATTTGCCCACCTGCAGGACGAGACGGGAACCATTCAGATTTACTTCCAGCTCAACGCTCTTGGAGAAAAAGAATATGAGTTCTTCAAGAAGTGGATCGATACCGGCGACATCATCGGCCTCTGCGGCCACCCCTTCCGAACCAAGCGCGGCGAACTGACCGTCGCCGTCAAGTCGTTCCAGCTGCTCAGCAAGGCGCTTCGCCCGCTGCCAGAGAAGTGGCACGGATTGTCGGATATGGAAGTGCGCTACCGGAAGCGCTACGTCGACCTGATCGCCAACCCGGAGGTGCGCGACGTGTTCCGCCGCCGGGCCGCCATCATCACGTCGTTCCGCTCCACGCTTGAAAGTCACGGCACGCTCGAGGTTGAAACGCCCGTGCTTTCCTACTTGGCTGGCGGTGCCAACGCCCGGCCGTTCATCACCCACCACAACGCCCTCGACATGGACATGTACCTGCGCATCGCCGTCGAGCTGTTCCACAAGCGTCTCGTGGTCGGCATGATGGGCCGGGTCTACGAAATTGGAAAGAACTTCCGCAACGAAGGCATGGACCTGATGCACAACCCCGAGTTCACCATGATGGAAGTGTACTGGCCGTACTGCGACTATGAGGTCATGATGAACCTGACCGAAGAGCTGATCCGAAACGCCGCCGTGGCCTCCAACGGTAAGGCGAAAATCGAATGGCAGGGCACGAGCCTTGACTTCGAGTCGCCGTTCCGCCGGGCCAGCATGGTCGAGCTGGTCAAGGAGCATACCGGCGTTGATTTCTCGTCGCTGACCGACGAAGAAGCCCGAAAAGAGGCTGCGTCCCGCGGCCTAGAAGTGAAGCCGACGGACAGCCGGTTCAAGATTCTAACCGAGTTCATGGAAGAGTTTGTCGAAGACCAGCTGATTCAACCCACGTTTGTCACCGGCCACCCGGTTGAGATTTCCCCGCTGGCGAAGAAGGACCCGCTGAACCCGGATTACACCCATCGGTTCGAGCTGTTCTGCTGCGGCAAGGAGCTGGCCAACGGGTACAGCGAGCTGAACGACCCAGTCGACCAGAAAGCCCGGTTCATCGACCAGATGAAAAAGAAGAGCGAAGGGGAGGACGAGACGCACCCGTACGACGCGGACTTCGTCGAGGCTCTTGAGCAGGGGCTTCCGCCCACCGGCGGCCTTGGAATCGGCATGGACCGGGTCATCATGTTCCTCACCAACTCCAAGTCCATTCGGGACGTCATTTTCTTCCCGACGATGAAGCCTCTGCAGGCTGGAGAAGGACAGAAGTAA
- a CDS encoding ComEA family DNA-binding protein, giving the protein MRKTNKRGRGALLVFVAALCLAAAGVLVTRYTGRWPKGQPTATAGPVLLDPLPLVGSETPAPEAGGFAYLTGEVRKEGVYPFLAGARWGDIVDAAGGLTPDADRTAVNLAAKAVDGGHLHVPKSGGGSSTGLPGSALTSDSGSKLVNVNQAGESDLVRLPGIGPVLARRIVEWRQKRGPFRQPKDLLQVNGIGAAKLAKLQPFLSF; this is encoded by the coding sequence GTGAGGAAGACGAACAAGCGAGGTCGAGGCGCCCTGCTCGTTTTCGTCGCAGCCCTTTGTTTGGCAGCGGCTGGAGTCCTCGTGACCCGGTACACCGGCCGTTGGCCAAAGGGGCAGCCTACGGCAACTGCTGGCCCTGTCCTGCTTGATCCGCTGCCTCTGGTCGGGAGCGAGACCCCCGCGCCTGAGGCGGGCGGTTTTGCCTACCTGACCGGCGAAGTGCGAAAAGAGGGCGTTTACCCCTTTTTAGCCGGCGCTCGGTGGGGCGACATAGTTGACGCCGCGGGCGGCTTGACGCCAGACGCGGACCGAACGGCCGTCAACTTGGCTGCTAAGGCCGTCGACGGCGGACACCTTCATGTGCCAAAGTCGGGCGGCGGGAGCTCCACAGGGCTTCCCGGTTCTGCTCTGACGTCTGATTCGGGGTCAAAGCTGGTGAACGTCAACCAAGCGGGCGAATCGGATTTGGTCCGACTACCCGGCATCGGCCCCGTGCTGGCTCGGCGAATCGTCGAGTGGCGGCAAAAACGCGGCCCGTTCCGCCAGCCCAAGGACCTTCTGCAGGTGAACGGTATCGGAGCGGCAAAACTGGCAAAACTTCAGCCGTTTTTGTCGTTTTAA
- a CDS encoding type III pantothenate kinase — MLLAIDVGNTTTTLGVLDGRDVKAQWRLVTTRRTSDEIGLAIDGLLRLAGFEKSVLTSAILASVVPGLDARFQEAMKNYFGLDCPSVRYDMDLGVQVDLDIPSEVGADRLVNAVGAVELVGAPVIVADFGTAITLDVVLPGPRYVGGTIGPGLVTSVEALFGNTSKLPKINLTAPKKVVGRCTAECIRSGVIQGTAALIDGMVGRIEKELGLSFKVIATGGHAGTVASVSERIERVDPALTLIGLSCIASRIA, encoded by the coding sequence ATGCTTCTTGCCATTGATGTGGGCAACACGACGACCACATTAGGAGTTCTTGACGGGCGCGACGTAAAGGCCCAGTGGCGGCTGGTAACGACCCGACGAACCTCTGACGAGATAGGATTGGCTATAGACGGCCTTCTTCGGCTTGCCGGCTTTGAGAAGTCTGTTTTGACGTCGGCTATCCTTGCCAGCGTCGTTCCCGGGCTCGACGCGCGCTTTCAGGAGGCCATGAAAAACTATTTCGGTCTCGACTGCCCGTCGGTTCGGTACGACATGGACTTAGGCGTCCAAGTCGACTTGGACATTCCGTCGGAGGTCGGAGCCGACCGGCTGGTCAACGCGGTTGGTGCCGTCGAGCTGGTCGGCGCGCCGGTGATCGTCGCCGATTTCGGCACAGCTATTACGCTCGACGTGGTGCTCCCGGGACCCCGATACGTCGGCGGGACGATCGGCCCCGGCCTCGTGACGAGCGTTGAGGCCCTGTTTGGGAACACCAGCAAACTGCCAAAAATCAACCTGACCGCGCCGAAAAAAGTCGTCGGCCGCTGCACGGCCGAGTGCATCCGAAGCGGCGTTATCCAGGGGACGGCCGCTCTGATCGACGGCATGGTGGGGCGAATCGAGAAAGAGCTCGGCCTTTCGTTTAAAGTCATCGCTACCGGCGGGCACGCCGGGACTGTGGCGTCGGTTTCTGAGCGAATAGAGCGCGTCGATCCTGCACTGACGCTGATTGGCCTGTCGTGTATCGCGAGTCGGATAGCCTAA
- a CDS encoding ComEC/Rec2 family competence protein: MDRSSSLGGAPALWLLAPVWLSLKLWQAGMSPIFAGIAALLIAAGFLLILQPVWEAPERLIGSLVAFLAAISCAWCLSGVSFQPVAAGRFDGTVTVCRQFRSSSLVRDGAGRLWGVSGPIELRPDGGTYHVIGDFGPLTDEPSDRQERLFWLSLGAVGRIKASSAAYLGEEPGLIAAARRFLQKQIGALPPLTGGVLGAVLLGDREGSTSERFRSWGLLHMLAVSGWHVGIVAALASLILGRGLRGAIGTSAVLWLYVALSGWSVSAVRAAVMAQGALIGFLSGRPGASLNSAALSLLALLLWQPGSFASISWQLSGLAVLMVTGVAGWKFPPFASWIVLPTIVWFVTSPIASPLSGGLFWSSLPINLMLPLFLPVFGLTVLLSLASLLTGWEFLAQASEQVLSLWGAASDGWVHLIPQALPSTGIPLALCWALAAAVLCRPMGLTRFRSLTFAVGSFALGSLLSAV, encoded by the coding sequence ATGGACCGCTCGTCTTCGTTGGGAGGAGCCCCGGCGCTGTGGCTTCTCGCTCCAGTCTGGCTGTCTCTCAAGCTGTGGCAGGCTGGCATGTCGCCAATTTTTGCTGGAATTGCCGCGCTGCTGATTGCCGCCGGATTTTTGCTCATCCTTCAGCCCGTATGGGAAGCCCCAGAACGGCTGATCGGCTCACTTGTGGCATTTCTCGCTGCAATATCCTGCGCGTGGTGCCTGTCCGGGGTTAGCTTTCAGCCTGTTGCCGCAGGCCGGTTTGACGGGACCGTGACTGTCTGTCGCCAGTTCAGAAGCTCGTCCCTCGTGAGGGACGGCGCGGGCAGACTCTGGGGCGTCAGCGGGCCGATTGAACTTCGCCCCGACGGGGGAACCTATCACGTCATTGGAGACTTTGGGCCTTTGACTGACGAGCCGTCCGACCGACAGGAGCGGCTTTTCTGGCTCTCGTTGGGAGCTGTCGGACGAATTAAAGCCAGCTCAGCTGCCTACCTCGGCGAAGAGCCCGGGCTGATCGCAGCGGCCAGACGCTTTCTGCAAAAGCAGATCGGCGCGCTGCCGCCGCTGACCGGCGGAGTGCTCGGTGCCGTCCTCTTGGGCGATCGGGAGGGTTCGACCAGCGAGAGGTTCCGCAGCTGGGGATTGCTTCATATGCTTGCCGTTTCCGGCTGGCATGTGGGCATCGTCGCCGCTCTGGCGTCCCTGATTCTGGGGCGGGGCCTTCGGGGAGCGATTGGAACGTCGGCCGTCCTGTGGCTGTATGTCGCCCTGAGCGGTTGGTCTGTCAGCGCCGTCCGGGCCGCGGTCATGGCGCAGGGTGCCCTCATTGGGTTTCTGTCCGGTCGACCGGGAGCTTCGCTGAACTCGGCGGCTCTGTCCCTTCTGGCGCTGCTGCTGTGGCAGCCCGGAAGCTTTGCTTCCATTTCTTGGCAGCTGTCAGGGTTGGCCGTGCTGATGGTCACTGGCGTTGCCGGGTGGAAATTTCCGCCCTTTGCGTCTTGGATCGTCCTGCCGACCATCGTCTGGTTCGTGACGTCGCCAATAGCCTCGCCGTTGAGCGGCGGCTTATTCTGGTCCAGTTTGCCGATCAACTTGATGCTGCCGCTTTTTCTGCCGGTTTTCGGGCTGACCGTCCTTTTAAGTCTCGCGTCGCTTTTAACCGGCTGGGAGTTTTTGGCTCAAGCCAGCGAGCAGGTGCTGAGCCTGTGGGGAGCTGCTTCTGACGGGTGGGTTCACCTGATTCCGCAGGCCCTTCCGTCCACTGGTATTCCTCTGGCGCTCTGCTGGGCTCTTGCGGCGGCGGTCTTGTGCCGTCCCATGGGGCTGACGCGCTTTCGGAGCTTGACGTTCGCTGTCGGTTCGTTTGCCTTAGGAAGTTTGCTTTCCGCGGTCTGA
- a CDS encoding tRNA dihydrouridine synthase, producing the protein MYRESDSLNISVGGVRAANPLFLAPMASVTTAAVRRLAVQLGAGLTHTEMASATGLVRGGRQTLRVLDQTNDTRPLVAQLFAGDAESLVRGAEVALTCGPFDALGINMACPMPKVLKRGAGSALLDRPDEAASMVRELCRFGFPVWPKVRKEPAGSGITTEEFVQILFEAGASCVAVHGRTPGQRYEGQADRKSVKELCRAFPGRILASGDVFTAEDVLDYLSAGAGAVLLARGFIADPFIVPRSLDLLSGRPEARPSLASRYEIFCEFAGELERLHGPKMALGMVKRFAPGFFKFQAGAGALRRTLGPINDWNEMQIRLDEWFGQSERGKEHARNAAELDG; encoded by the coding sequence GTGTATCGCGAGTCGGATAGCCTAAATATTTCCGTCGGCGGCGTCAGAGCGGCGAACCCGCTGTTTTTGGCTCCGATGGCCAGCGTGACGACCGCGGCGGTGCGGCGCTTAGCGGTACAGCTCGGCGCGGGGCTGACCCACACTGAAATGGCCAGCGCCACAGGGTTGGTTCGCGGCGGCCGTCAGACCCTTCGGGTGCTTGATCAGACGAACGATACCCGGCCGCTGGTCGCTCAGCTTTTTGCCGGCGACGCAGAGTCGCTTGTCCGGGGTGCGGAAGTCGCCCTGACCTGCGGGCCTTTCGACGCGCTGGGAATCAACATGGCCTGCCCGATGCCCAAGGTGCTGAAGCGAGGCGCCGGTTCGGCGCTGCTTGACCGGCCGGACGAAGCCGCCAGCATGGTGCGGGAGCTGTGCCGCTTTGGATTCCCTGTGTGGCCTAAGGTGAGAAAAGAACCTGCCGGATCGGGCATCACGACCGAAGAATTTGTCCAAATCCTGTTTGAAGCCGGCGCGAGCTGCGTTGCCGTTCACGGGCGGACGCCTGGCCAGCGGTACGAAGGGCAGGCGGATCGGAAATCGGTCAAAGAGCTGTGCCGGGCCTTCCCGGGGAGAATCCTCGCTTCCGGCGACGTTTTTACCGCAGAGGACGTTCTCGACTACCTTTCGGCCGGCGCCGGAGCCGTCCTACTCGCCAGAGGGTTTATCGCCGACCCGTTTATCGTCCCTCGGTCGCTTGACCTGCTGAGCGGGCGTCCGGAAGCGCGGCCCTCGTTGGCGTCTCGGTACGAAATCTTTTGCGAATTTGCCGGAGAACTGGAACGGCTTCACGGCCCAAAAATGGCGCTGGGAATGGTCAAGCGGTTTGCCCCCGGCTTTTTCAAGTTTCAGGCTGGAGCCGGCGCGCTGCGCCGAACTCTTGGTCCTATCAACGATTGGAACGAAATGCAAATTCGGCTGGACGAGTGGTTCGGCCAAAGTGAAAGGGGAAAAGAACATGCCAGAAACGCCGCAGAACTTGACGGCTGA